In a genomic window of Zingiber officinale cultivar Zhangliang chromosome 9B, Zo_v1.1, whole genome shotgun sequence:
- the LOC122024212 gene encoding probable WRKY transcription factor 47, translated as METKTLFPFHDAAVVEPIKELDLFSSARPELLLHRRRRRSCSPDVHIGLNLATSGGSRVTEEEKSSKSRVIEVRVELSRVLDENRRLKSMLDQLAGRCEALHGRLVHLLRERDRRRAAEKPDAGGSPEMIVPFADHDENATVGAAAAPTDSVQPESDKSDVGAVPELPRRRARVSVRARSDASMIGDGCQWRKYGQKMAKGNPCPRAYYRCTMAVGCPVRKQVQRCVEDRGVLVTTYEGSHNHPLPPTAAVMANTTAAAAAMILSGSASSNLGDSIMAGLQRPFPYVAASPAVDAATLGAPFPTVTLDLTHSSSSTAALLRQLQQQQQMPLDLRCLLQQQPPMVETVTAAITKDPKFTAALAAAMASIVGSPRPSGAGPSDSSGPGLGPATYGPPQFPKPCTTFSFK; from the exons ATGGAGACGAAGACGCTGTTCCCGTTCCATGATGCGGCTGTAGTCGAGCCCATCAAGGAGCTCGATCTGTTCTCCAGCGCACGGCCGGAACTCCTCCTCCACCGCCGCCGTCGCCGTTCTTGTTCCCCTGACGTCCAT ATCGGGCTGAATCTGGCGACGTCCGGTGGTAGTCGAGTTACAGAGGAGGAGAAATCTAGCAAAAGCAGGGTGATTGAGGTTAGAGTGGAGCTGAGCAGAGTGCTGGACGAGAACCGGCGACTGAAAAGCATGCTGGATCAGCTCGCCGGGCGCTGCGAAGCGCTGCACGGTCGTCTGGTTCATCTCCTGAGGGAGAGAGATCGCCGTCGAGCGGCGGAGAAACCG GATGCTGGAGGGAGCCCCGAAATGATAGTACCATTTGCAGATCATGATGAAAATGCAACGGTGGGGGCGGCGGCGGCGCCGACTGACTCGGTGCAGCCGGAGAGCGACAAGAGCGACGTCGGTGCAGTGCCGGAGCTCCCTCGAAGGAGAGCTCGAGTTTCAGTTCGGGCACGATCAGATGCGTCAATG ATTGGTGATGGATGCCAGTGGAGGAAGTACGGACAGAAGATGGCGAAGGGGAATCCTTGTCCTCGAGCTTACTACCGCTGTACCATGGCCGTCGGCTGTCCGGTCAGGAAGCAG GTGCAGAGGTGCGTGGAGGACAGGGGCGTGCTGGTGACGACGTACGAGGGCAGCCACAACCACCCACTGCCTCCGACGGCCGCCGTCATGGCGAACACCACCGCCGCTGCCGCCGCCATGATTCTCTCCGGCTCCGCCAGCAGCAACCTAGGTGACTCGATCATGGCGGGGCTGCAGCGCCCCTTCCCGTACGTTGCTGCTTCCCCTGCCGTGGACGCCGCCACGCTGGGCGCGCCCTTCCCCACCGTCACGCTCGACCTCACGcactcctcctcctccaccgccGCGCTGCTCCGGCAgttgcagcagcagcagcagatgCCGCTGGACTTGCGGTGCCTCCTCCAGCAGCAGCCGCCGATGGTGGAGACGGTCACGGCGGCGATCACCAAGGACCCCAAGTTCACCGCGGCCTTGGCGGCCGCCATGGCATCCATCGTGGGGTCTCCGAGGCCGAGCGGCGCTGGCCCAAGTGACTCAAGTGGGCCTGGTCTTGGGCCTGCTACTTATGGGCCACCTCAATTTCCCAAGCCCTGCACCACCTTTTCGTTCAAGTAA
- the LOC122024771 gene encoding geranylgeranyl pyrophosphate synthase, chloroplastic-like: protein MLQLIHCDKPPRLLIARAHYAMAYATVVCSYATNMTAKPPAGTVPAGAASRRQAAAVRCVSTPPELGSPVVERFDLKEYMAEKGRRVNEALELAVPLRYPELIHRSMRHSLLGGGKRVRPLLAIAACELVGGCEAAAMPVACAAEMLHTMSLIHDDLPCMDNDALRRGQPTNHVLFGEETAILAAIALHSFAFEHVAASASRVGVAPERVVRAILELSNSVGSEGLVAGQIVDISCEGKEVDMGVLEYIHIHKTARLLEAAAVSGAIVGGGEEAEVERVRRYARSVGLLFQVVDDILDVTKTSEELGKTAGKDLASDKTTYPKLLGLDGAREFAHTLVLQAEGELAAFDAARAAPLYHLARFIAYRHN, encoded by the exons ATGCTTCAATTGATCCATTGCGACAAACCTCCTCGCCTTCTCATAGCAAGAGCACACTACGCCATGGCCTACGCCACCGTCGTTTGCTCCTACGCCACCAACATGACCGCAAAACCGCCCGCCGGGACTGTACCCGCCGGCGCTGCTTCCCGCCGCCAGGCAGCTGCGGTGCGCTGCGTCTCGACGCCGCCGGAACTCGGGAGCCCGGTGGTGGAGCGGTTCGACCTCAAGGAGTACATGGCGGAGAAGGGCCGCAGGGTGAACGAGGCGCTGGAGCTGGCCGTGCCCCTCCGCTACCCGGAGCTCATCCACCGATCCATGCGCCACTCCCTCCTCGGGGGCGGCAAGCGGGTCCGGCCGCTCCTCGCCATCGCCGCCTGCGAGCTCGTCGGCGGATGCGAGGCGGCCGCCATGCCCGTCGCCTGCGCCGCCGAGATGCTCCACACCATGTCGCTGATCCACGACGACCTCCCCTGCATGGACAACGACGCCCTGCGCCGCGGCCAGCCGACCAACCACGTCCTCTTCGGCGAGGAAACGGCCATACTCGCCGCCATCGCCCTCCACTCTTTCGCCTTCGAGCACGTCGCCGCCAGCGCCTCCCGGGTCGGGGTGGCGCCGGAGCGCGTCGTCCGCGCCATACTGGAGCTCAGCAACTCCGTCGGATCCGAGGGCCTAGTGGCTGGCCAG ATTGTGGACATTTCTTGCGAGGGGAAGGAAGTGGACATGGGCGTGCTGGAGTACATCCACATCCACAAGACTGCGCGGCTGCTGGAGGCGGCGGCGGTTAGCGGGGCGATCGTGGGCGGCGGGGAGGAGGCGGAGGTGGAGCGGGTGCGCCGCTACGCGCGCAGCGTGGGGCTGCTGTTCCAGGTGGTGGACGACATCCTGGACGTGACGAAGACGTCGGAAGAGTTGGGGAAGACGGCGGGGAAGGACCTGGCCAGCGACAAGACCACCTACCCGAAGCTGCTCGGTCTGGACGGCGCCCGGGAATTCGCTCACACGCTGGTGCTCCAGGCCGAGGGGGAGCTCGCCGCCTTCGACGCCGCCCGGGCCGCGCCCCTCTACCACCTCGCCCGCTTCATAGCTTACCGCCACAACTAG